GAACAATGTTAAGTCGGATCGCTCCAGCGCCCTACCTCGGTTTAGGGATTGATTTCCGAAGTAATCCGGTTCTCAGGCTCGGCCTTCACTGGCTACAATGAGCCTATACTCATATGATAACCTCGCGTGAGGTACTCACACGAACGTGGTGGAGGATGGGGTCACCACACCTGCAGCCATGGGGACGATACCACTATGTCCGATAAGGGATACTCGCGCCGACAGATTCTGGGGGCAATAGCAGGAGTCGGCGTAACTGGTGTTACTGCCGGATTCGCCACGCGAGCCTACTTCCACGATCGAGAGATATTCACCGGGAACAGATTCCAGGCTGGCGCTCTCTCGCTCGAACTCGCCGGCGCTGGCGTCGAAGACGAAGACTCCGTGACCGACTTCCCGACCGAAAGCGACTTCGAGAACGGGGATACGGTCTCCGTTACGTTTCCCGAACTCGAGCCCGGCGACGAAGGCGTGTTCTCGACTGCGTATCGACTGTGTGAAAACCCCGGGCGCGTGTGGGTGCGCACTCACCTTATCGGGGCAGAAGAAACCGAACTCGAGAACTATCTCGACGTCAGATTCGCTTCTCGTCCCGACTGTGAACCGCGCCCGGAAGGCGAAAAGGACATCCTCTTCGAAGGGACGCTCGGTGATTTTCACGGGACGTATTCCGGTGGCAAGCTACTGGAGTGTCGATACCTGGGGAAGATCGAACACGACGAGGACACGGGGGAGTTTTACTTCGACGACGAGGACGAGGGTGCGGTGACGAGTCAGGATCCCCCGGTATTCGAGTTCACTCCGGACGGCGAGGATTCGGTGACGATCGAACTGACAAACGTGAAGACGAACGACGACAGGGAGGTCATCGAGTTCGACTACGAGGTGACAGACGGCCCCGGCGTGTGCGAGGTCACGACTGTCGGCGGGGGTGATCCTCCCGGACCCAAACGAAAATACTACGTTTATGAGGGTTGCCGGAGTGTGGATTACGGACTGACGCCGCCGGATCACGACAAAACCGATGGCGTCTACGGGTTAAGCCACGTGGAGTTTTACGCCTGTGGCGGCTGCCACGGGTGTCCCCCGGGGTGTCTCGACCTCGAGTGGGTGTTCGACGACGATCCGCCCGAAGAGCTGCTGGACGATACGCTCGAACTGCAACTCGAGTTCCGCGCGATTCAGTGTCGACACCAGACCGAACCGAACAATCCCTGGAGCTAACATGCACCGACGAACCACCGCATCGATCGACCACCGAACTCCGAAGCCCTCGATTGGTGGAACTCTCGGGACTGTCGAGCTTTGCAACTGGAGGTGTCACCCATGTCGCTGACACGGCCAACCCTGCGCCAGGTCCTCAACATCGTGGGCTTGCTGCTTTTGCTCGCGATCGTGATCCCGTTCGTCATCTATGCTGTCCCCGGAATCATCGGCGCCGAGGGTGGCTACGTGGTGCTTTCTGGTAGTATGGAGCCCGCGATCAGCGTCGGCGACGTGGTGATCGTCGACGACGTCGAAGCCGAAGCTATCCAGGAGAACGACGTGATCACCTACGTTCGGGGTGGCGAGGAGACGCCGACGACCCACCGCGTCGTCGAGGTACTTGAAGAGGATGGCCAACTCGCCTTCCGCACACAGGGTGATGCAAACGACGAGCCGGATGCGACACCAGTGCCGGCAGAGCAGGTCAACGGCAAGGTTATTTTGACCTTCCCGTACATCGGCTACGTCGTCGAGTTCGCGAACACGCCGTACGGATTCGCTGCGCTGGTGGTCGTCCCGTTCCTGCTTTTGGTCATCTCGGAGCTGTACACCTTCTTCAAAGGGAAACGAGAAGAGATGTCCGAAACGCAGTCGGCGGACTCGCCGGAGGCTGCAGACGGACCCTCCGATGAGGCTGTAGATTCTTCCCCACCCGTTCCGGATGACGGAACGGCTGCTGCAGCCGCAGGCGACACCGGGGAGGACGGCGAAACTGACGACGATACGATCGCGATCACGCGTACCGATCTTCGCCTGTCGCTGTTGTTGCTCATCGGGATTGCGATCTACTCGGGATGGATCGTGACGCTGATCCAGGAACCGTGGTCGTTCGCAGTTGCATTCGCCTCGGGGATCGGCGTGCTGCTGGTCGGTGGGATGTACTATCTCGCGGGCACACAGGAACTGCCCGCGGAGCCCGAAACTGGGAGTGTCCCGGACGATCCGGCGATGGATTCGGAGCAGTCTGATCCGTCGACGTCGATAGACACCGGCGCCGGGATCGCCGCTAACGGGGCGTCTGACGGTGCTGGAGTTGCTACTGAGAGACAGGCTACCTCGCAAGGAAACACAGCCGCCTCCGACAGTCGAGTCATCTCCGGCACTCTGCGGTCGGAAACGCAGGAGTATCCCGAAGTCGTGGTCGACTCCTTCCGACAACTGGAAACGATGGCAACGACTGACGACGACTGGATCGTCGACGACGACGAAACGGGCGGATATCACCTCGTCCGGAACGGAACTATCTACAGCCGGTACGTGGAGCGTTCCCCGGATGCGGACGGGACTGACAGTGATCCAGGTTCCCCAGACTCGTCGGAAGAAGTGTCGGAAGCAACCAATGGCGAGGAGCCGATTGATTTCTTAGAATCGGAATCGGAGTCGGAACTGGAACCGGAGTCGGAACTGGAGGAACCGGAGTCGGAACTGGAGGAACCGGCGGAGTCAAAAGGATCTGACTCGGCTGTAAATTCGGAAGAACCGAACGTAGATCGAGAAAACAAGGAGGGTCGTCCCAATGCCAACTGACAGTCAGTCACGAAAAGTCGCCGTATTCGTTTTGGTTGTAACGATATTCTTCGCAGCACTCACCGGCGGATTCGCCACTCACGCCGCGTTCACAGATAGCGGAACCGCCGCCGTGGAGTTCGGCGTTGCAGCGGTGAACTCCGGGACTGCGGCAATGAACGACGAGACGACATCGGCGTTCGATTCACCGACCGTCCCATCTCAGACAGGGGATGATACGGGAGAAATGAGTCAGGAACTCCCAACCACTGCTGCCGCCGTTGGTTCCTTCGCCGGGGCTCGACTGCCAGCTATCTCGGATACCTCCCCACGCTTTTGACTCGAATCGAGCAGTACTGTCCTTTCTGCCGAGCGTCCGAATTATTGATCCAATAATTCATTGTTAAACTGAGTATATGTATGTGATAATGGTGGCGTTCGTGTTCGATTTGGATCGAAGCGATGGTGTCGGCAGTGTTTTGACACCACCAAACGCGAGCGTGTCAAGTAAATATCTTGAGAGTTTCTTAGATTATCCATAAATTATCAAAAATGACCTGCTCTTGAACGGAGTATATATTAAATAGTTGTCTTCCTAATGTGTCAGTACCGGGGGGTGAGTTCACATGGCATCCGGAACGGTAGAACAGTTATTGAGGGGGGAATCGCAGGAGTCAACGGAGACTCCGAACCAGGACGTACTTTCGCGGAACGATATATTCGAGGTACTGCGAAACGAACGACGACGATTAGCGCTTCAATATCTCGAGGAGTGTGACACAAACGCGGTACCACTGAACGAGGTAGTCGATTACGTGACGAGTCGGCAAACCGGTGAGTCGATGGATAATCTCGATTCGGGAAATCGGAAGGCCGTCTATACGGCTCTCCGCCAATCTCATTTTCCGAAAATGGACAAAATCGGGGTCATCGATTACGATCCGCTCCGGGGAGAGGTTGAAATCACTGACGCCGCAAAGGACGTTCAGATGTACCTGGAGTACGTCCCAGAAGACGAAATCCCGTGGCACGAGTATTATCTGGGGCTGACAGCCGTTACCGCTGCACTGGTTGCGGTAACGTGGCTCAGTATTTTCCCGTTTCATCAACTCTCCTGGCAGGTGGTTGCCGTGCTCATGGTCCTCCTTTTCGGCCTCTCTGCGGTGACACACACGTTTTACGCGAAACAAAACGAGATCCGCTTCGAGAACTTCTTTCGAGACGAACGGTGAGGAAAACACGAGATAAGACGTCTGTATCAGTCTGTGTTTCCCGAGATGGGAACACACGATCCGGAACGCTCCTTGTACTCTTTTCCGCTCGTTTTTCACCACCGAACTGTATCTCTCAAAGAACTGCGATCCCCATCACGAACACGTTCCACAGCGTCACCAACACCCCGAGCACGGCGAGCCCAAGCGGCACACCCACCCGATGGGGTGCCGGCACGACGCGCCAGAGCCCGTAACAGAGAACGAAAACGAGCATCTTCAGCCATATCATCGACGTGGTCCCGTATGCCCGGATCACGTCACCCACCACCGGCCCCGCCTCGACGACGTACTGCAACTGCAGTCCGATCGCGGTGGTCACGAGGTCGCCGATCCCGAAGAACACGACGGCGACGAGCCACAGAAACCGCTCGCTATCGAGCAGTAACTCGACGGAAGTCGGCTCACTCTGGCTCGTTTCGTACGCCATCCACACTGGCACTACGAACTGCTCCCTTATCGGTATGTGTTGCCTGAAAAGCGTTCGCGACGGGATCGGACAGTCTCGGACCGGCTACCTCTCGGGAGGCGCTACTCGTTTGCGTCCTCTTCGGCGTCCATCTTCGCCTTCTCGCGGGCGCTGGGATGCACCGACTCCTTGAACGGCACCTGGACGACCCGCGCCTCGACCGGCTCGCCCGGTTCCTCGGCGTACTCGTCTGGCAGGTGGACCAGATACTCGGTGCCCAAGTCGGTGCCGTCGACGGGCACGAATCCGAGCGCGATGTTCGTTTCCAGCTCCGGTGACCACCACGGCGAGGTGAGATACCCGACCTCGTCGCCCGTCTCGGGGTCAGCCACGAGCCAGAAGTCCGGCGCGTAGTCCCGGATCGGCTCGCCGCCCAGCTTCATGCCGACGAGTTCGTGGTTGAACGGCGGGTTCCCGGCCTCGATCTGCTCGCGCTGGCGCTCCAGTTCCTCCTTGCCGACGTAGTCGGCCTCCTTGTCGTCGGGCACCTGGTATGCCAGGTTCACCTGGAACGGCGACGTCTCGTGGTCCATGTCCTGGCCCCACGAGAGGATCCCCGCGGCGATCCGGCGATGATGGGCGGGCGCGATCACCTCGCCGTCGTAGGATTTCACGGCCTCGAGCACGGGGTTCCACACCGCCTCGGCGTTCTTCATGGAGTCTCTGACGTAGATCTCGAACCCCTTCTCGCCCGAAAAGCCCGTCTGACTCACGAGCACCGGACACCCGTTCACTTCGCCCTCCATCAGGCCGTAGTACGGGATGTCGTAGATCTGCTCGCC
The Halalkaliarchaeum desulfuricum DNA segment above includes these coding regions:
- a CDS encoding DUF7344 domain-containing protein; the encoded protein is MASGTVEQLLRGESQESTETPNQDVLSRNDIFEVLRNERRRLALQYLEECDTNAVPLNEVVDYVTSRQTGESMDNLDSGNRKAVYTALRQSHFPKMDKIGVIDYDPLRGEVEITDAAKDVQMYLEYVPEDEIPWHEYYLGLTAVTAALVAVTWLSIFPFHQLSWQVVAVLMVLLFGLSAVTHTFYAKQNEIRFENFFRDER
- a CDS encoding signal peptidase I — its product is MSLTRPTLRQVLNIVGLLLLLAIVIPFVIYAVPGIIGAEGGYVVLSGSMEPAISVGDVVIVDDVEAEAIQENDVITYVRGGEETPTTHRVVEVLEEDGQLAFRTQGDANDEPDATPVPAEQVNGKVILTFPYIGYVVEFANTPYGFAALVVVPFLLLVISELYTFFKGKREEMSETQSADSPEAADGPSDEAVDSSPPVPDDGTAAAAAGDTGEDGETDDDTIAITRTDLRLSLLLLIGIAIYSGWIVTLIQEPWSFAVAFASGIGVLLVGGMYYLAGTQELPAEPETGSVPDDPAMDSEQSDPSTSIDTGAGIAANGASDGAGVATERQATSQGNTAASDSRVISGTLRSETQEYPEVVVDSFRQLETMATTDDDWIVDDDETGGYHLVRNGTIYSRYVERSPDADGTDSDPGSPDSSEEVSEATNGEEPIDFLESESESELEPESELEEPESELEEPAESKGSDSAVNSEEPNVDRENKEGRPNAN
- a CDS encoding glycine cleavage T C-terminal barrel domain-containing protein, coding for MSDKESPAESGSHPNVPSVDQSDRTLPRNLRQSGDPGIEMLISTRVRKSPFWHLSVEEGCWRATVYNRMYHPRGMRTEEEGGAMAEYDALVNRVTLWNVAVERQIRVKGPEAEELVNYVITRDATEIEPMHGKYAILCNQDGGILNDPVLLRLADDEFWFSISDSTLMQWLQGVNVEKGFDVEIDEIDVSPMQIQGPLSTDVMEDLFGEQIYDIPYYGLMEGEVNGCPVLVSQTGFSGEKGFEIYVRDSMKNAEAVWNPVLEAVKSYDGEVIAPAHHRRIAAGILSWGQDMDHETSPFQVNLAYQVPDDKEADYVGKEELERQREQIEAGNPPFNHELVGMKLGGEPIRDYAPDFWLVADPETGDEVGYLTSPWWSPELETNIALGFVPVDGTDLGTEYLVHLPDEYAEEPGEPVEARVVQVPFKESVHPSAREKAKMDAEEDANE